The sequence CAATGTACTCAAATCCTTTAAGAAGAGGATTGTTGTCTCCAAAACCATACAATGAATTTTGAATATATCCTATACCTAATTCTTCATCCAAAACTATAGATAAAGGTAATATTTCGGTGTCATATTTTTCTTTGAACTTTTTTATAAATTTAGAAATATTTTTGTTACCTCTTCTAACACATATCATGTTAAGTATATTAAAAGCATTTTGTATTTCTTTTCTTAATGACTTATCTAGAAAATTAGATTTATAATTTGCTATTGTCGATATATTTAATACATTTTTACTTTTAATTCCTATTGATTCTGTAAAATTTAGTAGATCATTATATACTTTCGAAAAGTCTGTATTAGAATCGTTGAATAAATCTAAAAATGATTTTAATTCGTGAAATATGTTACAGTATTTATTTTTAAATAAAATAATTTTTGAATGTAAATATTCAAAATAATCTATATTTAGTGTAATAGGTTCTAAATTTGAAACTATTATTTGTGATTCGATTAGATCATCAATATACTCCTCAACGTCTCCTTTTTCATAGGAGTATTTATTAGTTACATAATTAACAATATTATTATAATCTTTAAATGTCTCAGAATAAGAAAGGATTTCATCCAATATTTCATCAGTTTCGATTGATGAAACTTTAAACTTTTTTTTACTGTTTATAAAAGTGTATTCTATATATCTTATAGATTGTCCAATTCTATAAGAAGATGAGTTAATTCTATATTGTATATTTTTCTTTATTATCTCATCGGTTTTTAAATTTTCATACAAATTAATAAGAAAATCCATATCATAGCTGATCTTTTTTTTGAAGAATTATCTAAAATAATTTCAGTATAATCTTTAAATTCTCCGATTGCAATTTTTGAAAAAAAACCAAAAGGAGTTGGTCTTGAAAAGGATCTTATAAAATATTTCAAAACTGAGTTTAAAATACCTGGATCATTTTTTCTTTTAATATAAAAATCATTATATAGACTTATTGAAGAATGCATTAATGCATCCTTAAATAAAGCATTATCATACAAAAAAGATAATAAATCTGTATTTTCAACTTGACTATCTTTAAAAAATCCTGTAGTTCTATTGGAAAAACAGGAACACGAACTAAATATTTATCTAGAACTTTATATTTCATAGGTAATTCTTAATTTATTAATATACAATTTTTCCAATCTCTTAAAGAGGTGTCCATCTCAGAAAGTAGGGTTAAACCTACACCCGTCAACCCTGTTAGAAGGGAAATGTCACAATCATTTAGTACAGATGGATTTTCTTCTATTTTTTTTATACTATAGCTTAACCAGTAATCTTTAGCTTCTTTAAAGCTGTCATTTTTTGTTTTATTATATAAAGATTCATAAATGTTAACAAGTCCTAGTGAACCGTGACATAAATAAATGTCATTAATTTGTGTATCATTTATATCCTTTCTTTTAGAAGTGGTTTCAGAGATTTTTACAATAGTATTGAGTATATCATTATCTTCATGGAGTAAATTATGCATATTCAACAAGGTTATGACAACACTCAAGTCTCCATTACACCATGCTAATCTTGTAGATGAATTTGGAATACTTTCAAATAAAGGGTAAATAGAATTTCTTTTTATATTTAAATTTTGGAAATCCTGTAGTAGATAATTGTATGCTTTTTTAAGAGTAATTTTTAAGCTTAATTTTTGTAATAAAAGTTTGTTTTCTCCATATTTAGATAAAATGCTATATATACCTAAAAATCCATGCGGAAGACTTAGGTAAATGTCTATTTTTGGCTCATTTTTGAATGTATTGGAGATCCATTTAATCGTTTGATCATTATTTATAGAGGACTCTAAAAGATTATTTACATGATTTTCAATGGCATTAAGATATTTTTCTTTTGAAAAACCTGTTGTATTCAACCTTGAATTCAAATAATAACCAACACCTAATGATCCATACAAAAAATCATGATTATTGTGGTTACAAAAAATATCTAGGCGATCTATAATTAAATCATCAATATCATAAAGTAAATCATCGAAACTATCATCCATGATTTTTTTTCCCTCGATAAATTCTAACAACCAAAAAAAACCACTTATTCCCGAACAAAAATTGCTGTTAAAATTTTTAAAATCTAGTCCGTTATAGATCTCTTCTATTAAATCAGATGCTTTATTATAGCTATCTGTATCATTAAAAATTTTATAATAGTGTAAGTAAAATAGGATAGCACCTGATTTACCATCTAATAATCCTATTTTATTTTCATTTCTAATTTTATTATCAATAGATTTTTTTATTAAATGTATTTTTTCTTGTATCATTATTATTATAAATAAAGGAAGCTAAGATTTAATCTTAGCTTCCTTTTTAAACTTTTAAATCAATTAACATCTAGGGCCTACAGAAAAAGCATCACAGATACTATTACTGCATGATAAAGACCACTCTAAAGAACATTTAGCAGTTCCTCCTTTGATTTTACTTAACTCGTCTCTGTTTAAATCATTAATTGATTTTTTCTTAAGAGATAACTTTTGTTTTTTCTCTGTGTTCATAAGTTTATTTGTTTGTTTGTTAACATTGCAATTATACAAAAAAGTTTAAATACAGGCAAAATTTTTTTCAATAATTAGTGATATTTTATTATATTAAATCATGTATACTATATTATAAATATAATCTTATTTTTGCAAAATGAATCTTTCAGATAGTTTAACCATCATTTTATTAATAGTAGTACTGAATATTCTTGTGTATGGTATATTCAAAAAATATCTCTATGGCAAACCCGATGCAGGAATGAAGTTTTTGTTTATCAATATTTCTAAAGATTTAATCTGGCTTGTTATTTCATTATTGATAATAGAAAAGACAAAAGCTAATTTTTTATTGATTGTAATATGCTTTATCATTGCTTCTATTCTTATATATATGCGGGTTATAAAGCAGATTAACAAATCGTGATTTTTTTGATGATAAATATCAATTTTTAATATTGGTAAAGTTTAATAAAATCAATATATTTGCACACGATTAAAAAAGAGATATGACTAGAAAATTTTCTTCATTATTTTTCGCATTTTTATTTGTGTTTATAAGTAGTTTTGCTGCTGCACAACATGAGTCTGAGGGAGAAAAATCAGCTGAAAAGGTAGAGCATGCGGAGGAAGGTAAGCCTTTCAATGCTACCAAAATGATCATGGAGCACATTGGTGATTCAAACGAATGGCATTTGTGGACTACTAAAGATGAGAATGGCGAAGAACATCATACTTCTATTCCATTGCCTATTATTATTAAAGATAATGCAGGATGGCATACTTTCTTATCTAAGGATATTGCTCATGGACATGAACATGATGGGTATACTTTAGAGCACGGACAAGTAGTTTCAACTACAGGTGTAGAAAAAGCTAGGTTATTTGCAATCATTGGAGGTCAACAAAAATCAAGTGACGTTTTCTTTGATATGTCTATCACAAAAAATGCAGCTTCAATGTTTTTATCAGTTATCTTCATGATGGTGATATTTATTGGGATGGCAAGAAACTATAAGAAATCTCAGCTTCCAAAAGGTGCAGGTAAATTATTAGAGCCAGTCATTGTATTCATCAGAGATGAAGTAGCGATCCCTAACATTGGTTCAGTAAAATATAAAAGATATATGCCTTATTTATTAACAGCATTTTTCTTTATCTGGTTCAATAACTTATTTGGTCTGATTCCTTTCTTTCCGGGAGGTTCTAACTTGACAGGGAATATTGCAATCACATCAGTTTTAGCTATCATTACTTTATTGATTACACTATTCAGTGCAAATAAAGATTATTGGAAACATATCTTTATGCCACCGGTTCCGATTTTATTGTATCCGATTATGGTTCCAATCGAAATCATCGGGATCTTTACAAAGCCTTTTGCTTTGATGATGCGACTTTTCGCAAACATTACAGCGGGTCACATTATGATCTTAGCAATCATCTCTTTGATATTTATCTTTAAATCACCATTCTTAGGATTTGCATCTGTACCATTAGCATTATTCGTTTCAGTATTGGAACTTTTAGTTGCAGCATTACAGGCATATATCTTCACCGTATTATCAGCTTTGTTTATCGGTATCGCAGTTGCAGAACATGATCACGATCATGCTCACAATGATAATGACAGTGTAGGTCACGACACAATGGTAGCTTAATTAAACGAAAAAAATAATTTTAACTAAATATTTATTTATTATGGACATCACAACTGGAGCAGGATTAATTTACGTAGGTATCGGTTTAGCAGTATTAGGAGTAGGTCTTGGTATTGGTAAAATCGGTGGGCACGCTATGGATGCTATCGCTAGACAACCAGAACAAGCTGGTAAGATTCAAGGAGCAATGCTTATTGCTGCAGGTCTTATTGAAGGTGCTGGTCTTATCGCGATTATCTTTGGTGCTTTCATCAAGTAATTATCCTCAGAAAAAATATTCTTAGCAGTGAAGCGGTTGGCTGCTGCTAAGAATTTTTAAAAAAGATATCCATAAATTATTACATTAAAAAAAGAATTACAGATATGGGAATTATAGAACCTGGAATTGGACTTTTGTTTTGGATGACGCTTACATTCGCTATCCTATTATTTATCCTTGCTAAATTTGCCTGGAAACCAATTGTAAATGCAGTAAATGACAGAGAAGCTTCTATCGTTGATGCTTTGAATCAGGCTAAATTGGCTAAAAAAGAAATGGAAGATCTTAAATCTGATAACGAAAGAATTATTCGTGAAGCTAAAATTGAAAGAGATTCTATCCTTAAAGAAGCTAGAGAAATTAAAGACAGAATTGTAGGTGAAGCTAAAGATGTTGCTAAAGCTGAAGGTGACAAAATCATCGAATCTGCTAAGCAAACAATCCAGAGCGAAAAAAATGCTGCAATGTCAGAAATCAGAACTCAGATTGGTGTTTTGTCTGTAAATATTGCAGAATCTATCTTGCAGAAAAATTTAGAGAAAAGCGAAGCTCAGGACGAGTTGGTTCAAAATTATTTAAACAAATCTAATCTTAACTAAGAATGCTTACATCTAAAGTAGCTAAAAGATACGCACAAGGTTTGCTGGATTTCACAAACGAATTCGGACAGACTAATGCTGTATTTTCTGAAATGAAAGATGTTAAGAAACTGATGTCTGAATCTGAGGATTTAAACAAATTTTTCAAGACGCCTTACATCGATGCAAAAAAGAAAGAGGACGTTGCTAAAGAGATTTTTAAAGATTTTTCACCGGTTTCTCAGAATTTGATTACTTTAGTGATCAG comes from Chryseobacterium sp. 3008163 and encodes:
- a CDS encoding lantibiotic dehydratase, coding for MDFLINLYENLKTDEIIKKNIQYRINSSSYRIGQSIRYIEYTFINSKKKFKVSSIETDEILDEILSYSETFKDYNNIVNYVTNKYSYEKGDVEEYIDDLIESQIIVSNLEPITLNIDYFEYLHSKIILFKNKYCNIFHELKSFLDLFNDSNTDFSKVYNDLLNFTESIGIKSKNVLNISTIANYKSNFLDKSLRKEIQNAFNILNMICVRRGNKNISKFIKKFKEKYDTEILPLSIVLDEELGIGYIQNSLYGFGDNNPLLKGFEYIVSKDIVEELEWHTIHDFF
- a CDS encoding lantibiotic dehydratase, with product MHSSISLYNDFYIKRKNDPGILNSVLKYFIRSFSRPTPFGFFSKIAIGEFKDYTEIILDNSSKKRSAMIWIFLLICMKI
- a CDS encoding lanthionine synthetase LanC family protein; its protein translation is MIQEKIHLIKKSIDNKIRNENKIGLLDGKSGAILFYLHYYKIFNDTDSYNKASDLIEEIYNGLDFKNFNSNFCSGISGFFWLLEFIEGKKIMDDSFDDLLYDIDDLIIDRLDIFCNHNNHDFLYGSLGVGYYLNSRLNTTGFSKEKYLNAIENHVNNLLESSINNDQTIKWISNTFKNEPKIDIYLSLPHGFLGIYSILSKYGENKLLLQKLSLKITLKKAYNYLLQDFQNLNIKRNSIYPLFESIPNSSTRLAWCNGDLSVVITLLNMHNLLHEDNDILNTIVKISETTSKRKDINDTQINDIYLCHGSLGLVNIYESLYNKTKNDSFKEAKDYWLSYSIKKIEENPSVLNDCDISLLTGLTGVGLTLLSEMDTSLRDWKNCILIN
- a CDS encoding class I lanthipeptide, which gives rise to MNTEKKQKLSLKKKSINDLNRDELSKIKGGTAKCSLEWSLSCSNSICDAFSVGPRC
- the atpB gene encoding F0F1 ATP synthase subunit A, with the translated sequence MTRKFSSLFFAFLFVFISSFAAAQHESEGEKSAEKVEHAEEGKPFNATKMIMEHIGDSNEWHLWTTKDENGEEHHTSIPLPIIIKDNAGWHTFLSKDIAHGHEHDGYTLEHGQVVSTTGVEKARLFAIIGGQQKSSDVFFDMSITKNAASMFLSVIFMMVIFIGMARNYKKSQLPKGAGKLLEPVIVFIRDEVAIPNIGSVKYKRYMPYLLTAFFFIWFNNLFGLIPFFPGGSNLTGNIAITSVLAIITLLITLFSANKDYWKHIFMPPVPILLYPIMVPIEIIGIFTKPFALMMRLFANITAGHIMILAIISLIFIFKSPFLGFASVPLALFVSVLELLVAALQAYIFTVLSALFIGIAVAEHDHDHAHNDNDSVGHDTMVA
- a CDS encoding ATP synthase F0 subunit C, whose product is MDITTGAGLIYVGIGLAVLGVGLGIGKIGGHAMDAIARQPEQAGKIQGAMLIAAGLIEGAGLIAIIFGAFIK
- a CDS encoding F0F1 ATP synthase subunit B; translation: MGIIEPGIGLLFWMTLTFAILLFILAKFAWKPIVNAVNDREASIVDALNQAKLAKKEMEDLKSDNERIIREAKIERDSILKEAREIKDRIVGEAKDVAKAEGDKIIESAKQTIQSEKNAAMSEIRTQIGVLSVNIAESILQKNLEKSEAQDELVQNYLNKSNLN